In the Candidatus Dechloromonas phosphoritropha genome, GGCAACATCGTCGCGACCAACGACTGGAATCTCTCCGCGGTGCCGGGATTCTCGATCAACCACCCGCATATCTCCGAGATTGCCTCCTGCGGCCATTACGGCCGCGATGGCATCCGCGCTCTCGATGGCGATATCAAGGCATGCTTTGCGTCACGACCGGGAGAATCTAGCGTACTGCTGCCGAGTCACCACCACGACAAAGAGCCATTTAGCGCATTCCACTCGTTATGCCCTGCCAGCCGAGAGTGCCGAGCAAACCGACGCTGGCCTTTTCGACGAACTGCACGATCCTGCGTACGACCTCCTTGCCCGTTTCACCCAATCGTGCAAAAAGGTCAGGTCGCGCAGGCTCGACCTGCCATCAGCAAGGTGGGCGCAACCCGCAACACGCCTGTCTCCCGAGCAAACGCAACTGCTCCTGCCCGCTTCAGATGATTTTCACGATGCCGCTTGGCAGAATTTGCATATCAATTGCCAGGTTTGTCTTCTTCATCCGCTGGATCACCCTGTCTGGACATCACGATCTGTTTGAGACCGACGTAGGGTGGAGGTGATGCGGAAATGTCTCCCGGCGCGCCTGAACTTTCTTCCAGCTTGGCAATGTGAGCCTTCTGGAGTTCATTATCCCTTTCGAGTTCTTCGATGCGCCGCTTCTGGCGCGCCACCAGCCATTGACGACGCAGGGTGGCCGGTGTCGTCAGCAACGCAACCATGGTTGCGCCCATCGCGACGGCCAGCAAGAGCACCATGGCAAGCGAACCGTCGAAGCGCCACAGCAGGAAATTGACGGTCACGGGAATATTATTCTGCATGGCAAAAAAGACGCCGGCAATGGCCACAAAGATAGCGGCGATGATCGTCAGTTGCATGATGCCTCCTTAAGGTCCGACTGCCTTCTGTCCATTCGTTGCTGTGCCTTCAACCTTGGCATTAACATGCGCCACGGTAACCAATGCCGACGAGATCAAGATGACCAGAACAACCGTTCCGCTGAGGTAGCTTGGTAATGACAGCACTTCTTTGGCGCTGAGGTACAGCAACACGGTTATCAGGCCGCGAGGGGCGATCCACGCCAGGGAACCGGCCAATTCATTCCCGCTTAGTTTCAACATGGCAATTCGCCCCGAGTAAACCACGCTCAACACCAGCGCGGCAGCCATCCAGGCGCGGGGTGAGGCAAGATCGGACAGATCGGTCCAGTAACCGAGGAGAATGAAAAAGAAACCGCGCACCGCGAATGTGAGTTCCCGTACCAGAGTCTTGAATTCATTCAGGGTGGCCTCGTAGCTTTCGTCCATCCAGCCACGCAGAGGCCGCCAGCGCGTGATCAGCGTCGGATTGTTCAGCACCAGGCCGAACAAAAGCACCATGATGAGCGGGGACAAGTGCAACAGCCTGCCGGCGGCATAGAGCCCAAATAGCCCTGCGAGCAATGGAATGAACCGGACATGTCCATCGATGCGCATCAGCACCAGAACCAAGCCCACGGAACTGACGACAGCCATCAAGAACGAGAGCGCGCCGCCACCCAGCAAACTCATCACGATGCCGCCGATGGTGCCATCGGAATTGACCAGCGCAAAGAAAATGAGGATGCCCAGAATGTCAGATAACGAACTTTCGTAAACCACGAACTCTTTGCCGTGGTCGGGAAGGAAATGGCTGCTCGAGATGGCGATCGCACTGCTGATGACGGCAAACGGTATGGCGAGGATCGTCGCCTGGAAGAGAGTAAGCGGTAGCGCCAGCATAGCCAAGGCGGCGAATACCATGACGCAAAGCACGAAACCGGCAACGGCCATTGCGATAGCCCCCGCGGCCATCTTGATGCGATCCCGGCGCAGTTGGATGTCAAGCGCCCCTTCCAGAACGATCAAGATCAGCCCTATCGTACCGACGACCGGAACCGTGATTCCAAGCCCGTCGAGTGCGAACCCAAAGGAGGCCAGCAGGGGCTTGGCGAAGAACCCGAGTGCGACCAGCACGATCACGGCAGGCAGACCAAGTACGCGACTAAGTCGCTCGACGCCGAAAGCGGCAAGCAGAAAGACCGAGGCGATAAGGATCGCGGGATAGGTCATTTGACGCCTGGCTGGAGATGTTGATCGAAAATCGGTGACGAACGCGGACCCATCATACGAATGATCGCATGCGCATGCCACCTTTGCCATCCTGCTTCACTTCATACATCAGTTTGTCCGCCAGCCTGAGCATTCTCGCGAAATCGTTATCCGGCTTTTCAAAACATGCGACTCCGACGCTGGCGGTAACCGGTGCAAAGGTCGTCAGGGCCGTCCCCACGGCCGCCACAATTTTGTTGCTTGCCTCTGTTGCCGCATTGCAATCGATTTCAGGCAGGACAACGCCAAACTCGTCACCGCCGAGCCGCGCCACCGTGTCGGTGGTACGGAGGGTTTTCCTCAATGCGTCGGCAACCGACTTCAGTGCCGTATCGCCCACATCATGACCGCGACTGTCGTTCAGTTGCTTGAAGTTGTCCAGATCGAGAAAGACAACCGCCACCGGGTGGTCATAACGTAGCGCTCGCCCTACCTCGGAATGCCCGGCTTCGAGAAAAGCGCGCCGGTTCATGAGCCCGGTAAGGGCGTCATGCGATGCCAATTCGATTTCACGTTGCAACAGCGTTCGTATCCGTGCGGTCAAATAGGCGACGAAACAATAAGTGGCCATCCGGACAGAGCCGTTCAAATAAACTATCTGAATTTCGCGAGGCCCTTGGTACGACAGCACGTCAGTAGCAGCCCACATAATGACAGCCAGCGCGGCTGCAGCTACCCCGTGACTAAAACCGCACACCCATGTTACGAAAAAGACCGGGATAATCGTAACAGAGGCAAAAGCATACTCTGTATCGGTAGAGTGACGGAGAACACCAAGAATTACGATTGCCAGCGCTGCGACAGCCCAGGTGACAAGCAGTTTCCCGCGCACCAGGAGTTTTTTGAGGATATCCATATGGCAATCAGAGTGAACCCAGATTTCTGGGGATGGGTGCAGGTTGCTATCAGGCAATAATAGCCGCATTGTTGCTATCCATGGCATCGTTGATTTGGAACGACCTGGATGATCGGCGCAGGGCACGGCAGTTTATTGTTCTCGGCCTCAAATTTGAAGTGCAACGCTGGAAGGGAACGCCATGAAGAATTCGCATTCAAGCCCGAACGCTTCCGCCACCAGGTATGGCAAGCCGCTTTGCTCGATATGCGGGGCCACGACGAGCGCACGGCAATACCACAAGCTGGCAGACCGCTGGATTTGCGAGTACTGCTTGTTTGAATCCCGCAAGCAACTAGCTGGTCTGGTCGACAAGCATCCCTACGAAGATTTTGTCGAATCGCTCGCCGCCGCACTTGACCTTCGAGAGAGCGAAACCGGCTTGCACTCCAAACGAGTAGCCTCGCATACGCTGATCCTCGCACGTCATCATTATTCAGACGCGGCAATACTCCGTGAAATATACTGGGGCAGCCTGCTTCATGACATAGGCAAGATCGGTGTACCCGATGCGATACTTTTGAAGCCAGGGCCGCTGTCGGAAGCGGAATGGCAGGTGATGCGCCTTCATCCTGAATATGGCAGTAGTATTCTGGAGAAAGCTCCCTTCCTTTCTCTTGCCAGGCAGATTGTTCTCTGCCACGAGGAAAGATATGACGGCTCGGGTTATCCGCAAGCGCTGAAGGCAGAAGCCATTCCTTTGCCCGCTCGCTTGTTTGCCGTCATCGACACTCTCGATGCCATGACGTTCGATAGACCTTACCGAAAAGCGCTCCCGTTTGACGCGGCCAAGGCGGAAATCCTCAGGATGTCCGGCAGTCAGTTCGACCCGGTTGCGGTAGAGTCCTTCCTCAAGGAAGAGCAGTTGCTCAGGGAAATGACGGCCGTGGATCGTCTCGACGGAGGGCGGACGGACTGATTTCGACTGCGTCGGTAGGCTGACCAACCAATTGTTTATCAACGGGCACCGCCCACGCTGTTGCGGTCAACCCCTTGATCGGGCTGTTTTCCGCGGCGGCTTGTCGTCGACGAGAACGAAGTCGATCTTGTTGGTTTCGAGGTCGGCGCGCACCAGCCTGACGCGCACGCGATCGCCGAGACGGAAACGCTGCCCGGTGCGCTCGCCGAGCATCTGGTGCTTGATGTTATCGAACTGGAAGTAGTCGGCGCCCAGTTCCGAGACGTGCACCAGACCTTCGATGTAGATCGTGTCGAGCGCCACGAAGATACCGAAGGCAGTCACCGCCGAAATCGTG is a window encoding:
- a CDS encoding DUF1049 domain-containing protein — its product is MQLTIIAAIFVAIAGVFFAMQNNIPVTVNFLLWRFDGSLAMVLLLAVAMGATMVALLTTPATLRRQWLVARQKRRIEELERDNELQKAHIAKLEESSGAPGDISASPPPYVGLKQIVMSRQGDPADEEDKPGN
- a CDS encoding sodium:proton antiporter: MTYPAILIASVFLLAAFGVERLSRVLGLPAVIVLVALGFFAKPLLASFGFALDGLGITVPVVGTIGLILIVLEGALDIQLRRDRIKMAAGAIAMAVAGFVLCVMVFAALAMLALPLTLFQATILAIPFAVISSAIAISSSHFLPDHGKEFVVYESSLSDILGILIFFALVNSDGTIGGIVMSLLGGGALSFLMAVVSSVGLVLVLMRIDGHVRFIPLLAGLFGLYAAGRLLHLSPLIMVLLFGLVLNNPTLITRWRPLRGWMDESYEATLNEFKTLVRELTFAVRGFFFILLGYWTDLSDLASPRAWMAAALVLSVVYSGRIAMLKLSGNELAGSLAWIAPRGLITVLLYLSAKEVLSLPSYLSGTVVLVILISSALVTVAHVNAKVEGTATNGQKAVGP
- a CDS encoding GGDEF domain-containing protein; translated protein: MDILKKLLVRGKLLVTWAVAALAIVILGVLRHSTDTEYAFASVTIIPVFFVTWVCGFSHGVAAAALAVIMWAATDVLSYQGPREIQIVYLNGSVRMATYCFVAYLTARIRTLLQREIELASHDALTGLMNRRAFLEAGHSEVGRALRYDHPVAVVFLDLDNFKQLNDSRGHDVGDTALKSVADALRKTLRTTDTVARLGGDEFGVVLPEIDCNAATEASNKIVAAVGTALTTFAPVTASVGVACFEKPDNDFARMLRLADKLMYEVKQDGKGGMRMRSFV
- a CDS encoding HD-GYP domain-containing protein, producing the protein MKNSHSSPNASATRYGKPLCSICGATTSARQYHKLADRWICEYCLFESRKQLAGLVDKHPYEDFVESLAAALDLRESETGLHSKRVASHTLILARHHYSDAAILREIYWGSLLHDIGKIGVPDAILLKPGPLSEAEWQVMRLHPEYGSSILEKAPFLSLARQIVLCHEERYDGSGYPQALKAEAIPLPARLFAVIDTLDAMTFDRPYRKALPFDAAKAEILRMSGSQFDPVAVESFLKEEQLLREMTAVDRLDGGRTD